One genomic window of Myxococcales bacterium includes the following:
- the rimO gene encoding 30S ribosomal protein S12 methylthiotransferase RimO — translation MPPTPPAPPAPDSSREKTIYFVSLGCPKNRVDSEVMLGVAAREGYTLVGEPEAADTIVVNTCGFIGEAKKESIDTIFEMAELKRSGDCKRLVVSGCLSQRYPAELAAEMTEVDHFLGSSDMLKLASVLRGNADRVLVGNPADWVVRAKDPRVLTQSRASAYLKLAEGCNRTCAFCTIPEFRGKQRSRPAADILREARALAKQGVLELNLISQDTVAYGRDLPAAERVPLAKLIADLADIAGIRWVRVFYLYPETLDDALVDVLANHPRVAKYVDMPLQHASDAMLRRMKRGHGIGRQRRVVERLRTAIPGLTFRTAFIVGHPGETDQDFQELLDFVGWAGFERLGVFRYSDEESAKSYLLSDKVPEKVAQKRARTLMAFQRKIARKAQKELVGRELDVLVEGPSEEHELVMQGRHAGQAPDIDGHVFLSGGECAPGEVRRVLVTQASDYDLVGELLEAESPRPRRRPRVSLKVVPA, via the coding sequence ATGCCACCTACGCCGCCCGCGCCGCCCGCGCCCGACTCTTCCCGCGAGAAGACCATCTATTTCGTCAGCCTCGGCTGCCCGAAGAACCGCGTCGACTCCGAGGTCATGCTCGGGGTGGCGGCGCGCGAGGGGTACACGCTCGTAGGCGAGCCGGAGGCCGCCGACACGATCGTCGTGAACACCTGCGGCTTCATCGGCGAGGCAAAAAAGGAGTCGATCGACACCATCTTCGAGATGGCCGAGCTGAAGCGCTCGGGCGACTGCAAGCGGCTGGTCGTCTCGGGCTGCTTGTCGCAGCGCTACCCCGCGGAGCTCGCCGCGGAGATGACCGAGGTCGACCACTTCCTCGGCTCGAGCGACATGCTCAAGCTCGCGAGCGTCCTCCGCGGCAACGCCGACCGAGTGCTCGTGGGCAACCCCGCCGACTGGGTGGTCCGCGCGAAGGACCCGCGCGTGCTCACGCAGAGCCGCGCGAGCGCGTACCTGAAGCTCGCGGAGGGCTGCAACCGCACGTGCGCGTTCTGCACCATCCCCGAGTTTCGCGGGAAGCAGCGCTCGCGGCCCGCGGCGGACATCCTCCGCGAGGCGCGCGCTCTCGCGAAGCAGGGCGTGCTCGAGCTGAACCTCATCTCGCAAGACACGGTCGCCTACGGCCGGGACCTCCCCGCCGCCGAGCGCGTTCCGCTGGCGAAGCTCATCGCCGACCTCGCCGACATCGCGGGCATCCGTTGGGTGCGTGTATTCTACCTGTATCCGGAGACCCTCGACGACGCGCTCGTCGACGTGCTGGCGAACCACCCGCGCGTGGCGAAATACGTCGACATGCCGCTGCAGCACGCGTCCGACGCGATGCTCCGGCGCATGAAGCGCGGGCACGGGATCGGTCGGCAGCGACGTGTGGTCGAGCGGCTTCGTACGGCCATCCCCGGCCTCACCTTCCGCACGGCGTTCATCGTCGGCCACCCCGGCGAGACCGACCAAGACTTCCAGGAGCTGCTCGACTTCGTGGGCTGGGCCGGCTTCGAGAGGCTCGGGGTGTTCCGCTACTCGGACGAGGAGAGCGCGAAGAGCTACCTGCTCTCCGACAAGGTGCCCGAGAAGGTCGCGCAGAAGCGCGCCCGCACCCTCATGGCGTTCCAGCGGAAGATCGCGCGGAAGGCGCAGAAGGAGCTCGTCGGGCGGGAGCTGGACGTCCTCGTCGAGGGCCCGAGCGAAGAGCACGAGCTCGTCATGCAGGGCCGGCACGCGGGCCAGGCGCCTGACATCGACGGCCACGTGTTCCTGTCGGGCGGAGAGTGCGCCCCCGGCGAGGTTCGGCGCGTGCTGGTCACGCAGGCGAGCGACTACGACCTCGTCGGCGAGCTGCTCGAGGCGGAGAGCCCGCGCCCCCGTCGCCGCCCGCGCGTGAGCCTCAAGGTCGTCCCGGCCTGA
- the carA gene encoding glutamine-hydrolyzing carbamoyl-phosphate synthase small subunit yields MVHANAHIVLADGTAFPGESFGAEGIGTGEAVFSTAPTGYEESLTDPSFFGQLLVLTSPEIGNVGVNGEDAESRDQRPTVRGLIARKLSHTASNYRAREPLSAWLARHGVVGVQGVDTRRLTHHLRDHGSQMAAFGTGPLEALHEAARAAPSMVGRNLVPHVTPREPYAFTEDLGAWRTRPQAAGGRSRRVVVYDFGTKKNILRNLVERGCELTVVPATFPADEALALAPDGVFLTNGPGDPAAAVDVIAVVRDLLKTRERAPVFGICLGHQLLALALGARTFKLPFGHRGVNQPVLDVATGRVEITAQNHGFCVDEASLPEGVRVTHVHLNDRTVEGLSTRDGLAMSVQFHPEAAAGPHDSTRFFDRFIDAVDAAADRRLAHVGGAATA; encoded by the coding sequence ATGGTGCACGCGAACGCCCACATCGTGCTCGCTGACGGGACCGCGTTCCCCGGGGAATCGTTCGGGGCGGAGGGGATAGGTACGGGGGAGGCGGTGTTCTCGACCGCGCCCACCGGCTACGAGGAGTCCCTCACCGACCCGTCGTTCTTCGGCCAGCTGCTCGTCCTCACGAGCCCGGAGATCGGCAACGTGGGGGTCAACGGCGAAGACGCCGAGTCACGCGACCAGCGGCCCACGGTCCGCGGCCTCATCGCGCGAAAGCTCAGCCACACGGCCTCGAACTACCGCGCGAGAGAGCCCCTGAGCGCGTGGCTCGCCCGCCACGGGGTCGTGGGGGTCCAGGGCGTGGACACGCGCCGTCTGACCCACCACCTTCGGGACCACGGCAGCCAGATGGCGGCCTTCGGCACTGGCCCGCTCGAGGCGCTCCACGAGGCCGCGCGGGCCGCGCCGTCGATGGTGGGGCGGAACCTCGTCCCGCACGTGACGCCCCGCGAGCCCTACGCGTTCACCGAGGACCTCGGGGCGTGGCGCACGCGGCCGCAGGCCGCAGGCGGTCGGAGCCGCCGCGTGGTCGTGTACGACTTCGGGACCAAGAAGAACATCCTGCGCAACCTCGTTGAGCGCGGCTGCGAGCTCACGGTGGTCCCGGCGACCTTCCCCGCCGACGAGGCCCTCGCGCTCGCGCCCGACGGCGTCTTCCTCACCAACGGGCCCGGCGATCCGGCCGCCGCGGTCGACGTCATCGCGGTGGTCCGAGACCTCCTGAAGACCCGTGAGCGCGCCCCGGTGTTCGGCATCTGCCTCGGCCACCAGCTGCTCGCGCTGGCCCTCGGCGCCCGGACGTTCAAGCTCCCCTTCGGCCACCGAGGCGTCAACCAGCCGGTGCTCGACGTGGCCACGGGCCGGGTCGAGATCACCGCCCAGAACCACGGCTTCTGCGTCGACGAGGCGTCGCTGCCTGAAGGTGTGCGGGTGACCCACGTCCACCTCAACGATCGGACGGTGGAGGGGCTGTCGACGCGCGACGGGCTCGCCATGAGCGTGCAGTTCCACCCCGAGGCCGCGGCCGGCCCTCACGACTCGACGCGGTTCTTCGACCGGTTCATCGACGCGGTCGACGCGGCCGCAGACCGCCGCCTTGCGCATGTAGGCGGAGCTGCTACCGCATGA
- a CDS encoding DUF4234 domain-containing protein has protein sequence MAATLSSTHELYARARASVPVKVRLVGGLLPQRSPARVTALVAVTGGLFGIVWLALLARDLKRTTQNPALRPGLDLFLMLVTGGLWSFVVIHRSARTIHAVSMYFERSHEDRSREVLLYSLGGLFSFGLLALAAVYAVQEQANELSRLAERRSAERARRGERTSDRFELAER, from the coding sequence ATGGCCGCGACTCTCTCCTCCACCCACGAGCTCTATGCCCGCGCGCGCGCCAGCGTGCCCGTCAAGGTGCGCCTCGTGGGAGGGCTCCTCCCGCAGCGCAGCCCCGCGCGGGTGACCGCCCTCGTCGCCGTCACCGGGGGGCTCTTCGGGATCGTGTGGCTCGCCCTGCTGGCGCGGGACCTGAAGCGAACCACCCAGAACCCCGCCCTCCGGCCGGGGCTCGACTTGTTCCTCATGCTCGTCACCGGCGGCCTCTGGAGCTTCGTCGTGATCCACAGGAGCGCCCGCACCATCCACGCGGTGTCGATGTACTTCGAGCGGTCCCACGAGGACCGGTCCCGCGAGGTGCTGCTCTACTCGCTCGGTGGCCTCTTCTCGTTTGGGCTGCTCGCGCTGGCGGCCGTGTACGCCGTCCAAGAGCAGGCGAACGAGCTGTCGAGGCTCGCCGAGCGGCGCTCCGCCGAGCGGGCTCGCCGCGGCGAGCGCACCTCCGACCGCTTCGAGCTGGCGGAGCGTTGA
- the dnaG gene encoding DNA primase, translating to MISAETILAVRERSDLLAVVGEHVPSLKRRGKSYVGLCPFHKEKSPSFHVNPDRGFYHCFGCKESGTAIDFVMKLEGATFPEAVRSLAERLGLEVDESREAPTEVDRQKRHKDDLYSVSQLAAVFFEAQLREHPDRELALDELARRGLRPSWAGGENDAEADQALQAFRLGYAPPEWDGLARFLRAQGISPLVAETAGLLVPKSSGAGHYDRFRHRLMFAVVDPQSRVVAFSGRALAPHPTDTRRDDKPAKYINSPETPIYTKGAMLFGVHAARHAIRAAEEALVVEGNFDVVSLHARGVTNVVAPLGTAFTLEQAKLLRRFAPAVVLLFDGDAAGKKAVRLSQAPLREAGLSVRVATLPEGVDPDELVRERGADAVRELVAQARGMTEHLIEEALDASFVSADAYERVRRVGEVAQILRDEPNPLVRSMFKSYADQLAGRLDLQRSPEAFRTLEQTVRRAVADKPPPPPRSRRPGLPEEGDTAPTQQRPADARIARRVSGAAERREIIGALLEYPALLDDEEVDATLQQDLVKGPSVYVVVALREAWDRRTGRLDSVEFLAQIDEAFHSFVASRLAAPLHETEEDAKRHLLKNAKQLKSLLLGEEAENLARENYKPEIEWETQTELAKEAASRVKARQGIKE from the coding sequence TTGATCTCCGCCGAGACCATCCTTGCCGTTCGCGAGAGATCAGATCTACTCGCCGTGGTGGGGGAGCACGTGCCCAGCCTGAAGCGGCGGGGGAAGTCCTACGTGGGGCTCTGCCCGTTCCACAAGGAGAAGAGCCCGAGCTTCCACGTCAACCCGGATCGCGGCTTTTACCACTGCTTTGGGTGCAAAGAGTCGGGCACCGCGATCGACTTCGTGATGAAGCTCGAGGGGGCGACCTTCCCGGAGGCGGTGCGCTCGCTCGCCGAGCGGCTCGGCCTCGAGGTCGACGAGTCGCGCGAGGCTCCCACCGAGGTCGACCGCCAGAAGCGGCACAAGGACGACCTCTACTCGGTGAGCCAGCTCGCCGCCGTGTTCTTCGAGGCACAGCTCCGCGAGCACCCCGACCGCGAGCTCGCCCTCGACGAGCTCGCGCGCCGCGGCCTGCGCCCGAGCTGGGCCGGCGGCGAGAACGACGCGGAGGCCGACCAGGCGCTCCAGGCCTTCCGACTCGGCTACGCGCCGCCCGAGTGGGACGGGCTCGCGCGCTTCCTTCGGGCGCAGGGCATCTCTCCGCTCGTGGCCGAGACCGCCGGGCTGCTCGTGCCCAAGTCGAGCGGCGCCGGCCACTACGACCGCTTCCGGCATCGGCTCATGTTCGCCGTGGTCGACCCGCAGTCGCGCGTCGTGGCCTTCAGCGGGCGCGCCCTCGCGCCACACCCCACCGACACCCGCCGCGACGATAAACCTGCAAAGTACATCAACTCGCCGGAGACCCCGATCTACACGAAGGGGGCCATGCTGTTCGGCGTCCACGCGGCGCGCCACGCCATCCGCGCGGCGGAGGAGGCGCTCGTCGTCGAGGGCAACTTCGACGTCGTCTCGCTCCACGCGCGCGGGGTCACGAACGTCGTGGCGCCGCTCGGCACGGCCTTCACGCTCGAGCAGGCGAAGCTCCTCCGTCGGTTCGCGCCCGCGGTCGTGCTGCTCTTCGACGGCGACGCTGCGGGGAAGAAGGCCGTTCGGCTCTCGCAGGCGCCGCTCCGCGAGGCGGGGCTGTCCGTGCGCGTGGCCACCCTGCCGGAGGGGGTGGACCCCGACGAGCTCGTGCGCGAGCGGGGCGCCGACGCGGTGCGCGAGCTCGTGGCGCAGGCGCGGGGCATGACCGAGCACCTCATCGAAGAGGCGCTCGACGCCTCGTTCGTCTCCGCCGACGCGTACGAGCGCGTGCGCCGCGTGGGCGAGGTGGCGCAGATCCTCCGCGACGAGCCGAACCCGCTCGTGCGCTCGATGTTCAAGTCGTACGCCGACCAGCTCGCGGGGCGGCTCGACCTGCAGCGGTCGCCCGAGGCCTTCCGCACGCTCGAGCAGACCGTCCGGCGCGCCGTCGCCGACAAGCCACCGCCGCCGCCGAGGTCCCGCCGCCCGGGCCTCCCGGAGGAGGGAGACACTGCGCCGACCCAGCAGCGGCCGGCGGACGCGCGCATCGCTCGCCGCGTGAGCGGCGCCGCAGAGCGACGAGAAATCATCGGCGCGCTCCTCGAGTACCCCGCCTTGCTCGACGACGAGGAGGTCGACGCCACGCTCCAGCAAGACCTCGTCAAGGGCCCGAGCGTCTACGTCGTCGTCGCGCTCCGCGAGGCCTGGGATCGCCGCACCGGGCGGCTCGATAGTGTTGAATTTCTTGCCCAAATCGACGAAGCGTTCCACAGCTTCGTCGCCTCCCGGCTCGCCGCCCCGTTGCACGAGACCGAGGAGGACGCAAAACGGCACTTGCTCAAGAACGCAAAACAGCTAAAGAGCCTGCTCCTTGGCGAGGAGGCTGAAAACCTCGCCCGTG